A single region of the Streptomyces sp. NBC_01803 genome encodes:
- a CDS encoding alpha/beta hydrolase, protein MSASADLETIERINAGDRIPVVFIHGLWLLPSSWERWARVFESAGYAPLTPGWPDDPDTVAEANAHPEVFAGKSVGQVADHFAGLMERLKHKPVVVGHSFGGLITQMIAGRGLSAASVAIDPAPFRGVLPLPISSLRAASVVLGNPANYHRAVPLTYDQFRYSFANAVGEEEAMELYEQFAVPAPGEPLFQAAVANINPWTEVKVNTLNPERGPLLIISGEKDRTVPWAIANASYKRQERNENAVTEIIEMKGRGHALTIDSGWREVADTALSFVKRFTTDGEEGAS, encoded by the coding sequence GTGTCAGCATCGGCCGATCTCGAAACCATCGAGCGCATCAACGCGGGCGACCGCATCCCTGTCGTGTTCATTCACGGTCTCTGGCTGCTGCCCAGCAGCTGGGAACGGTGGGCGCGGGTCTTCGAGTCGGCGGGCTATGCGCCCCTGACACCGGGTTGGCCCGACGACCCGGACACTGTCGCGGAGGCCAACGCCCATCCCGAGGTCTTCGCGGGCAAGAGCGTGGGGCAGGTCGCCGACCACTTCGCCGGGCTGATGGAGCGGCTGAAGCACAAGCCGGTCGTCGTCGGGCATTCCTTCGGCGGGCTCATCACGCAGATGATCGCCGGGCGGGGGCTGTCGGCGGCCTCGGTGGCCATCGACCCAGCGCCTTTTCGCGGTGTGCTGCCGCTGCCGATCTCCTCGCTGCGGGCGGCGAGCGTGGTCCTGGGAAACCCGGCCAATTACCACCGGGCCGTTCCGCTCACCTACGACCAGTTCCGCTATTCCTTCGCCAACGCCGTCGGCGAGGAGGAGGCGATGGAGCTGTACGAGCAGTTCGCGGTGCCCGCGCCGGGGGAGCCACTGTTCCAGGCGGCGGTGGCGAACATCAATCCGTGGACCGAGGTGAAGGTCAACACCCTCAATCCCGAGCGTGGTCCGCTGCTCATCATCTCGGGCGAGAAGGACCGCACCGTGCCGTGGGCCATTGCCAACGCCTCATACAAGAGGCAGGAGCGTAACGAGAACGCGGTCACCGAGATCATCGAGATGAAGGGGCGCGGTCACGCACTGACCATCGACAGCGGCTGGCGCGAAGTCGCCGACACCGCACTCTCCTTCGTCAAGCGGTTCACCACTGACGGCGAAGAGGGAGCGTCATGA
- a CDS encoding aminotransferase class V-fold PLP-dependent enzyme: MTTTTAPATTGTTTTAVTVTAPATTGTTTTAVTVTAPATTGTTATTTAPATTAAIAPVTTATVTAPATATTTTVPAPPAVLSAGVRVPLADGGEAEYAALDYAASAPALRQVWDDIAAYAPYYGSVHRGAGHLSLLSTRLFEESREAVARFLGCRPGDQVVFTRSTTDSLNLLAAATPAGTRVFVFETEHHAALLPWRGRDVSFLPAPRSPEEAVRTTEQALRTAPPGPKLLCVTGASNVTGELWPVRELAAAAHRHGARIVLDAAQLAPHRPVDIATLDVDWVAFSGHKLYAPFGSGVLAGRADWLAAADPYLAGGGASRTVSRRPDGGVAVEWHTDESRHEAGSPNVIGAYAIASACRTLTGAGFDRLVADEDHLLGRLRTGLDALPAVRTLSLFGPDAPRVPVVSFTVEGWDSAEFARTLSERYGIGVRSGLFCAHPLVRTLLGEEPADCDGPLQAIRVSFGTGTPPGHIDRLLRATAELTAG, translated from the coding sequence ATGACCACCACCACCGCGCCCGCCACCACCGGCACCACCACCACCGCCGTCACGGTCACCGCGCCCGCCACCACCGGCACCACCACCACCGCCGTCACGGTCACCGCGCCCGCCACCACCGGCACCACCGCCACCACCACCGCGCCCGCCACCACCGCCGCCATCGCGCCCGTCACCACCGCCACCGTCACCGCGCCCGCCACCGCCACCACCACCACCGTCCCCGCCCCTCCGGCCGTGCTCAGCGCCGGAGTGCGGGTGCCGCTCGCGGACGGCGGCGAAGCCGAGTACGCGGCGCTCGACTACGCGGCCAGCGCCCCCGCCCTGCGCCAGGTCTGGGACGACATCGCCGCCTACGCCCCCTACTACGGCAGCGTCCACCGGGGAGCCGGACACCTGTCGCTGCTCTCCACCCGGCTGTTCGAGGAGAGCCGGGAGGCCGTCGCCCGTTTCCTCGGCTGCCGACCCGGCGACCAGGTCGTCTTCACCCGCTCCACCACCGACTCGCTCAACCTGCTGGCCGCCGCCACGCCCGCCGGGACCCGCGTGTTCGTCTTCGAGACCGAGCACCACGCGGCGCTGCTGCCGTGGCGCGGCCGGGACGTGAGCTTCCTGCCCGCGCCCCGTTCCCCCGAGGAGGCCGTCCGCACCACCGAGCAGGCCCTGCGGACGGCCCCGCCGGGACCGAAGCTGCTGTGCGTCACCGGCGCCTCCAACGTCACCGGCGAGCTGTGGCCGGTCCGCGAACTCGCCGCCGCCGCCCACCGGCACGGCGCGCGGATCGTCCTGGACGCCGCCCAGCTCGCCCCGCACCGGCCCGTGGACATCGCCACACTGGACGTGGACTGGGTCGCGTTCTCCGGGCACAAGCTGTACGCGCCGTTCGGCTCCGGCGTCCTCGCGGGCCGCGCGGACTGGCTGGCGGCGGCCGACCCGTACCTCGCGGGCGGCGGGGCGAGCCGCACTGTGTCCCGCCGCCCCGACGGCGGCGTGGCGGTGGAGTGGCACACCGACGAGTCCCGGCACGAGGCCGGCTCCCCCAACGTCATCGGCGCCTACGCCATCGCCTCCGCCTGCCGCACCCTCACCGGGGCCGGGTTCGACCGGCTCGTCGCGGACGAGGACCACCTGCTGGGCCGTCTGAGGACCGGCCTCGACGCCCTCCCCGCCGTCCGCACCCTGTCCCTCTTCGGTCCGGACGCCCCCCGGGTGCCCGTGGTGTCCTTCACCGTCGAGGGCTGGGACAGCGCGGAGTTCGCCCGGACCCTGTCGGAGCGCTACGGAATCGGCGTCCGCTCCGGCCTCTTCTGCGCGCACCCCCTGGTCCGCACCCTGCTCGGCGAGGAGCCCGCCGACTGCGACGGTCCGCTCCAGGCCATCCGCGTCAGCTTCGGCACCGGCACCCCGCCCGGACACATCGACCGCCTCCTCCGCGCGACGGCCGAACTGACAGCCGGGTGA
- a CDS encoding GNAT family N-acetyltransferase yields MSDIGIDISDVRDQGLLVGRLDGEIVGFIQYFVLREPQPALVPVHTVVDPEHTGRGYAGALVRELYRMAAREGVAVAPLCSYVVKWQAGHPEEAPAATGALLGAARAAFVADPARW; encoded by the coding sequence ATGAGCGACATCGGTATCGACATCAGCGACGTCAGGGACCAGGGTCTCCTGGTCGGGCGTCTCGACGGCGAGATCGTCGGCTTCATCCAATACTTCGTCCTGCGGGAGCCGCAGCCGGCACTCGTGCCGGTCCACACCGTCGTCGATCCCGAACACACGGGCAGGGGCTACGCGGGCGCGCTGGTGCGCGAGTTGTATCGCATGGCCGCCCGTGAGGGGGTCGCGGTCGCGCCTTTGTGCTCGTACGTCGTGAAGTGGCAGGCAGGTCATCCCGAGGAGGCACCCGCCGCCACCGGGGCACTGCTCGGTGCGGCGCGGGCGGCCTTCGTCGCCGACCCGGCCAGGTGGTGA